A window from Chitinophaga filiformis encodes these proteins:
- the tyrS gene encoding tyrosine--tRNA ligase: MNLIEELRWRGMVQDIMPGTEEQLLKEMTSAYVGFDPTADSLHIGSLVPILLLVHLQRAGHKPFALVGGATGMVGDPSFKAEERKMLDLDTLAHNQKGIKAQLEKFLDFDPAKPNAAEMVNNFDWFKDISFLDFIRDVGKHITVNYMMSKDSVKRRLEGDSGMSFTEFTYQLIQGYDFYHLYTAKNVKLQMGGSDQWGNIVTGTELVRRKANGEAFAFTCPLLKKADGTKFGKSENGNVWLDAQKTSPYLFYQFWLKTTDEDVKNYIKIFTFLSQQEIDELITAHDQAPHLRLLQKRLAQELTIFVHSEKEYEFAVKATEILFGKDTADALQSLTEQQLLDVMDGVPQFEFSAAELEAGKDIVSFLAETGILPSKGEARKMVQNNGISINKVKVSGIDTVVTKNQLLNGKYMLVQRGANKFNLVIAK, translated from the coding sequence ATGAACCTGATAGAGGAATTACGCTGGAGAGGTATGGTGCAGGATATAATGCCGGGCACAGAGGAGCAATTATTAAAAGAAATGACCAGTGCATATGTAGGATTTGACCCTACGGCAGACTCCCTTCATATAGGCAGCCTGGTGCCTATCCTGCTGCTGGTACACTTACAAAGGGCTGGCCATAAGCCATTTGCGCTGGTAGGTGGTGCTACCGGTATGGTGGGTGACCCTTCCTTTAAAGCAGAAGAGCGGAAAATGCTGGACCTGGATACCCTGGCACACAACCAGAAAGGTATCAAGGCACAGCTGGAGAAATTCCTGGATTTTGATCCGGCTAAACCGAACGCCGCTGAAATGGTCAATAACTTCGACTGGTTTAAGGATATTTCTTTCCTCGATTTCATCCGCGATGTAGGTAAACACATTACTGTCAACTACATGATGTCTAAGGATTCTGTAAAAAGAAGACTGGAAGGAGACAGCGGTATGTCGTTCACAGAATTTACCTATCAGCTGATCCAGGGATATGATTTCTACCATTTATATACTGCAAAGAACGTCAAGCTGCAAATGGGCGGTTCGGACCAGTGGGGCAATATTGTAACCGGTACTGAACTGGTTCGTCGTAAAGCTAATGGAGAGGCCTTTGCATTTACCTGTCCGCTGCTGAAAAAAGCAGATGGTACCAAGTTCGGAAAGTCGGAGAATGGTAATGTATGGTTGGATGCCCAAAAAACATCGCCATATTTGTTTTACCAGTTCTGGTTAAAAACCACCGATGAAGATGTGAAGAACTATATCAAGATCTTTACTTTCCTTAGTCAACAGGAGATCGATGAACTGATCACAGCCCATGATCAGGCGCCCCATCTGCGGCTGCTCCAAAAAAGACTGGCCCAGGAACTTACTATCTTTGTTCACAGCGAAAAGGAGTATGAATTTGCCGTAAAGGCAACCGAGATACTATTCGGTAAAGACACTGCTGATGCCTTGCAATCACTCACAGAACAACAACTGCTGGATGTAATGGATGGCGTTCCTCAGTTTGAATTTTCTGCCGCTGAACTGGAAGCGGGAAAAGATATCGTTTCATTCCTTGCAGAAACCGGAATCCTACCCAGTAAAGGTGAAGCCAGAAAAATGGTACAGAATAACGGTATCAGCATTAACAAAGTAAAGGTGAGCGGGATAGACACCGTGGTTACCAAAAACCAGTTATTGAACGGCAAATATATGCTGGTACAGAGGGGCGCTAACAAATTCAATCTGGTAATAGCGAAGTAA